A genomic stretch from Methylorubrum extorquens includes:
- a CDS encoding RND efflux transporter, MFP subunit (Evidence 2b : Function from indirect experimental evidences (e.g. phenotypes); Product type t : transporter) — protein sequence MDARWVIGLTGLALAACSPAETAVNPEPPLVQVTEVAPSSGVVSRYTGVIRARTESNLGFRVGGKIFERLVDPGDRVHLGQPLMRLDRTDFTLALNAARASVEAARAQMIKAKADEERSRKLVADGWTSKQTYDQNKGAADAAIAQFANAEAQAGQIENQAGYAELKADADGVVMEVPSYPGEVVAAGQTVVRLARDGSREAEIFLPEASRGLAKGEAKATLYAEGEATYPARLRELSAIADPATRTYRARYILSGGGEDASLGATVTLQLKSPEAVRTATVEVPLAALFDQGRGTSVWRYDAASETVKPQAVQVARMGEERAEVAAGLNPGDRIVALGAHLLKADQKVRRAPTSMTGVVR from the coding sequence ATGGATGCGAGATGGGTAATCGGTCTGACCGGTTTGGCCCTTGCGGCCTGCTCGCCGGCCGAGACGGCCGTGAACCCGGAGCCGCCCCTCGTCCAAGTGACCGAGGTCGCCCCAAGCTCCGGCGTCGTGTCTCGCTACACCGGCGTGATCAGGGCCCGCACCGAGAGCAACCTTGGCTTCCGGGTAGGAGGCAAGATCTTCGAGCGTCTCGTCGATCCGGGTGACCGCGTGCACCTCGGCCAGCCGTTGATGCGCCTCGACCGGACCGACTTCACCCTCGCCCTCAATGCCGCGCGCGCCTCCGTCGAGGCTGCCCGCGCCCAGATGATCAAGGCCAAGGCCGACGAGGAGCGTAGCCGTAAGCTCGTGGCCGACGGCTGGACCTCGAAGCAGACCTACGACCAGAACAAGGGTGCGGCCGATGCAGCCATCGCCCAGTTCGCCAATGCCGAAGCCCAGGCCGGCCAGATCGAGAACCAAGCAGGTTACGCCGAGCTCAAGGCCGATGCCGACGGCGTGGTGATGGAGGTTCCCTCCTATCCCGGGGAAGTGGTCGCTGCGGGCCAAACCGTGGTCAGGCTGGCGCGCGACGGGTCTCGGGAGGCGGAGATCTTCTTGCCCGAGGCAAGCCGTGGTCTGGCCAAGGGCGAAGCCAAGGCAACGCTCTATGCCGAGGGCGAAGCAACCTACCCGGCGCGCTTGCGGGAGTTGTCCGCCATTGCCGATCCGGCCACTCGAACTTACCGGGCGCGCTACATCCTTTCGGGTGGTGGTGAAGACGCTTCGCTCGGGGCGACCGTCACCCTGCAGCTCAAATCTCCTGAGGCTGTCCGCACCGCGACGGTCGAGGTGCCCCTCGCCGCCCTGTTCGACCAGGGGCGCGGCACCTCGGTTTGGCGCTATGACGCCGCCAGCGAGACGGTGAAGCCGCAGGCTGTGCAGGTGGCCCGCATGGGCGAGGAGCGCGCCGAAGTCGCCGCCGGCCTCAATCCGGGCGACCGGATCGTGGCTCTTGGCGCCCATCTGCTGAAGGCCGATCAGAAGGTGCGCCGAGCGCCCACCAGCATGACGGGGGTGGTGCGATGA
- a CDS encoding putative oxidoreductase, aldo/keto reductase family (Evidence 3 : Putative function from multiple computational evidences; Product type e : enzyme): protein MRDFNTAGTCALGDRTVKRLGYGAMQLAGPGVFGPPKDPAGAITVLREAIASGVNHIDTSDFYGPHVTNQLIREALHPYPDDLTIVTKIGASRGADASWNPAYSAEDLTDAVHDNLRNLGVDVLDVVNLRIMFDVHGPAEGSIEAPLTILADLQRQGLVRHIGLSNVTAAQVAEGRSITDIVCVQNAYNLVHRADDALIEELAAAGTAYVPFFPLGGFSPLQSTTLSAVAERLGATPMQVALAWLLRRAPNILLIPGTSSVAHLRENLAAADLTLPDDVMAELAQIAMATKVG, encoded by the coding sequence ATGAGGGACTTCAACACAGCCGGCACCTGCGCGCTGGGCGATCGCACCGTGAAGCGCCTGGGGTACGGGGCGATGCAACTCGCCGGACCCGGAGTGTTCGGCCCACCGAAAGACCCGGCGGGAGCCATTACCGTCCTGCGGGAGGCGATCGCGAGTGGCGTGAACCACATCGACACCAGTGACTTTTATGGACCGCACGTGACCAACCAGCTCATTCGGGAGGCGCTTCATCCCTATCCGGACGACCTGACCATCGTCACCAAGATCGGGGCGAGCCGGGGCGCGGACGCTTCCTGGAACCCCGCCTACTCCGCCGAAGATCTCACAGACGCGGTCCACGACAACCTGCGCAACCTTGGCGTGGACGTGCTCGACGTCGTGAACCTGCGCATCATGTTCGACGTGCACGGGCCTGCCGAAGGCTCAATCGAGGCGCCGCTCACGATCTTGGCGGACCTTCAGCGTCAGGGCCTTGTGCGTCACATCGGGCTCAGCAACGTGACGGCGGCTCAGGTCGCGGAGGGACGGTCCATCACCGACATCGTCTGCGTACAGAATGCCTACAACCTCGTGCACCGGGCTGACGACGCATTAATCGAGGAACTCGCGGCGGCCGGCACGGCCTACGTGCCGTTCTTTCCTCTCGGCGGCTTCAGCCCGCTGCAGTCGACAACCCTATCCGCGGTCGCCGAGCGGCTCGGGGCAACGCCGATGCAGGTAGCGCTTGCCTGGCTGCTTCGCCGCGCGCCCAACATTCTGCTGATTCCTGGCACCTCATCGGTTGCGCACCTGCGCGAGAACCTGGCCGCTGCCGACCTGACGCTGCCGGACGACGTGATGGCCGAGCTTGCCCAGATCGCGATGGCGACCAAAGTTGGTTAG
- a CDS encoding protein of unknown function (Evidence 5 : Unknown function), which yields MAAFLTVGDLFKAKTVTDEQVSAAVETYLMKPDTSAHTIADGYTVDLAAAVESHGWASQITARPKTNPILKRAAVQTAILLARVRKAQTRVKRDRTIAAGEP from the coding sequence ATGGCTGCTTTTCTGACCGTCGGCGACCTTTTCAAAGCTAAGACCGTCACCGACGAGCAGGTGAGCGCGGCTGTCGAGACGTATCTGATGAAGCCCGATACGTCAGCGCATACGATCGCCGACGGCTACACGGTGGACCTTGCTGCGGCCGTCGAGAGCCATGGCTGGGCAAGCCAAATCACGGCCCGTCCGAAAACAAATCCCATTCTGAAGCGAGCGGCGGTTCAGACGGCGATCCTGCTGGCCCGTGTGAGGAAGGCGCAGACCAGAGTCAAAAGGGATCGGACCATCGCCGCGGGCGAGCCATGA
- a CDS encoding putative regulatory protein, LysR family (fragment) (Evidence 3 : Putative function from multiple computational evidences), protein MIACGAADAGLGVRVAAERLGLDFLSVGWETYYLAASRSLASPMFDELVAAVRVRAAETTGYRLSREHKS, encoded by the coding sequence ATGATCGCCTGCGGAGCGGCTGATGCCGGACTCGGCGTGCGCGTTGCGGCCGAGCGACTCGGCCTCGATTTCCTCTCGGTCGGCTGGGAGACATACTATCTCGCGGCGAGCCGCTCTCTCGCCTCCCCCATGTTCGACGAGTTGGTTGCTGCGGTTCGCGTGCGCGCAGCAGAAACAACGGGTTATCGCCTCTCAAGAGAACACAAGAGCTGA
- a CDS encoding conserved protein of unknown function (Evidence 4 : Unknown function but conserved in other organisms): protein MRDAVKAVLLDLGVPDGQIRTEAFGTDRRDPARRTGKLRFLDTGKTSTSWDGVTLLDVADEAKVRIDSACRSGTCGTCMVKLKNGKVRMPVQDALSDADREDVYILACQAEPEGEVALEA from the coding sequence ATGAGGGATGCGGTCAAGGCAGTCCTGCTCGACTTGGGCGTGCCGGACGGACAGATACGGACCGAGGCCTTCGGAACGGACCGGCGCGACCCGGCCAGAAGGACCGGCAAATTGAGGTTCCTGGACACCGGCAAGACCTCGACGTCTTGGGACGGAGTGACGCTGCTCGATGTGGCTGACGAGGCGAAGGTCCGCATCGACAGCGCCTGTCGCTCCGGGACGTGCGGAACCTGCATGGTGAAGCTGAAGAACGGAAAAGTCCGGATGCCCGTGCAGGACGCACTCAGCGACGCCGATCGGGAGGATGTCTACATCCTGGCCTGCCAAGCCGAGCCAGAAGGTGAGGTGGCGTTGGAAGCCTAA
- a CDS encoding putative transcriptional regulator (Evidence 3 : Putative function from multiple computational evidences; Product type r : regulator) gives MAMDLGDLAAFVSVAEAGGFREGARASGTSASGLSEAVRRLETRLGVRLFNRTTRSVAPTEAGARLLERLTPALGEVEAALDVVNGFRDRPAGTLRLNVPVSAARLVLPRIVPPFLAAYPDIRLNVVAEDSFVDVLAAGCDAGIRYDERLEQDMIAVPIGPRQQRFATAAAPAYLDRHGHPQHPSELLDHACIGGRFASGATIAWEFERHGEVVRVNPSGPLIVRVGAATDLAVDAAVAGVGIITLFEDWLQPHLDSGALEPVLEPWWQPFSGPFLYYPGRRYLPAPLRAFIDFIGRPHRSR, from the coding sequence ATGGCGATGGATCTCGGCGATCTTGCCGCCTTCGTCTCCGTCGCGGAGGCAGGCGGCTTTCGTGAAGGCGCCCGCGCGAGCGGCACGAGCGCCTCCGGATTGAGCGAGGCGGTGCGCCGGCTGGAGACGCGCCTCGGCGTCAGGCTGTTCAACCGCACCACGCGCAGCGTTGCGCCGACCGAGGCCGGCGCGCGTCTCCTTGAGCGTTTGACCCCCGCCTTGGGCGAGGTCGAAGCGGCGCTGGACGTCGTCAACGGCTTTCGCGACCGACCGGCAGGCACGCTCCGGCTCAACGTGCCGGTCAGCGCGGCGCGCTTGGTGCTGCCCAGGATCGTTCCGCCTTTCCTCGCGGCCTACCCCGATATCCGCCTTAACGTGGTCGCCGAGGACAGCTTCGTGGACGTACTGGCTGCAGGGTGTGATGCTGGCATCCGGTACGACGAGCGGCTCGAACAGGACATGATCGCCGTCCCAATCGGCCCCCGGCAGCAGCGCTTTGCCACCGCGGCTGCGCCGGCCTACCTTGACCGCCATGGCCACCCGCAACACCCAAGCGAGCTTCTGGACCACGCTTGCATCGGGGGACGTTTCGCGAGCGGCGCGACGATAGCTTGGGAGTTCGAGCGCCACGGCGAGGTCGTCCGTGTCAATCCAAGCGGCCCGCTGATCGTGCGTGTCGGAGCCGCGACCGATCTCGCGGTGGACGCGGCGGTCGCAGGTGTTGGCATCATCACGCTGTTCGAGGATTGGCTGCAGCCGCATCTCGACAGCGGCGCCCTGGAGCCCGTGCTGGAGCCCTGGTGGCAACCGTTTTCGGGGCCCTTCCTCTACTATCCCGGGCGCCGCTATCTCCCGGCGCCCCTGCGTGCCTTCATCGACTTCATCGGCCGGCCGCACCGGTCGCGCTGA
- a CDS encoding putative sensory box/GGDEF family protein (Evidence 3 : Putative function from multiple computational evidences; PubMedId : 11872709; Product type r : regulator), which translates to MSDNQREALRQNALAEIALLDTPPEREFDILAKLAQRMLGTGMSSITLIAPERQWFKARCGPLAPETARAQAFCPVVVETEAPLTVADARFDPRFAESPFVTGSPYIRYYAGVPLRVRRPDSGHVTIGTLCVLDERPREPTSTDLEVLEELACVAEALIEARAVALRAAKAAEEHRRAVERLERERRQFKQAERMADMGSYRYDIEKQFTLWSDGVFAIHERPVSAGVPNGEIMNYFPEPDRSLFVAAVRRTLDTGEPFEMDGDFITAKGNARRVRYSCEIELAKGKPVALIGLIQDITERHGLEQRLRHLACTDDLTQLANRAEFHRVLDGRLHEARAADDDVAVLLIDLDGFKGVNDVLGHAAGDAVLRGVADRLRAFCDDGCLPARLGGDEFAVVMPAGLDRVGLDRKVRRLLHELEIVMHGHGHIARVTGTIGIAWSSAAAQNRDVLLRQADAALYAAKRTRKGTAQTYQAGADHRMAG; encoded by the coding sequence ATGTCGGACAATCAGCGCGAGGCACTTCGCCAAAATGCGTTGGCCGAGATCGCCCTCCTCGACACGCCACCCGAGCGCGAGTTCGATATACTCGCGAAGCTTGCACAACGCATGCTTGGCACCGGCATGTCTTCGATCACCCTGATTGCTCCGGAGCGCCAATGGTTCAAGGCACGCTGCGGTCCCCTGGCACCGGAGACGGCGCGGGCTCAGGCGTTCTGCCCAGTCGTGGTCGAGACCGAGGCGCCGCTCACCGTAGCGGACGCTCGCTTCGACCCTCGCTTCGCCGAAAGCCCATTTGTCACAGGCTCACCGTATATTCGCTATTACGCGGGCGTCCCGTTGCGGGTCCGGCGGCCAGACAGCGGCCACGTTACGATCGGCACGCTCTGCGTCCTTGACGAGCGGCCGCGCGAGCCGACCTCAACCGACTTGGAGGTTCTCGAAGAGTTGGCCTGCGTCGCCGAAGCCTTGATCGAGGCCCGGGCCGTCGCTCTCCGTGCTGCCAAGGCCGCCGAAGAGCATCGCCGAGCCGTAGAGCGGCTGGAGCGCGAACGCCGCCAGTTCAAGCAGGCGGAGCGCATGGCCGACATGGGATCGTACCGATACGACATCGAGAAGCAGTTCACCCTCTGGTCGGACGGTGTCTTCGCCATCCACGAGCGGCCCGTCAGCGCCGGCGTGCCGAACGGCGAGATCATGAACTATTTCCCCGAGCCCGATCGCTCCCTCTTCGTCGCCGCGGTCAGGCGCACGCTGGACACGGGCGAGCCGTTCGAGATGGACGGCGACTTCATAACCGCCAAAGGCAACGCGCGGCGCGTGCGGTACTCCTGCGAGATCGAGTTGGCCAAGGGCAAACCCGTTGCCCTCATCGGTCTGATCCAAGACATCACCGAACGGCACGGCTTGGAGCAGCGCCTGCGCCACCTCGCTTGCACCGACGACCTGACCCAGCTGGCCAACCGGGCCGAATTTCACCGTGTTCTCGATGGACGGCTGCACGAGGCGCGCGCTGCGGACGACGACGTGGCCGTGCTTCTGATCGACCTCGACGGCTTCAAAGGCGTCAACGACGTGCTCGGCCATGCAGCAGGCGACGCGGTTTTGCGCGGTGTCGCCGATCGGTTGCGCGCTTTCTGCGATGACGGTTGTCTCCCAGCTCGGCTAGGGGGCGACGAGTTCGCAGTCGTGATGCCGGCCGGTCTCGATCGCGTAGGACTTGATCGGAAGGTGCGGCGCCTCCTGCACGAACTTGAGATCGTCATGCACGGACATGGCCACATCGCCCGTGTGACGGGAACAATCGGCATCGCGTGGTCGAGCGCGGCCGCGCAGAACCGCGACGTCCTCCTTCGTCAGGCCGATGCGGCGCTCTACGCCGCCAAGCGCACACGGAAGGGAACGGCCCAGACCTATCAAGCCGGTGCGGACCACCGGATGGCTGGCTGA
- a CDS encoding putative Regulatory protein, LysR family (fragment) (Evidence 3 : Putative function from multiple computational evidences), whose amino-acid sequence MNSTADTGAVVVSVRLVGSMQIGSNVLEVSDLMVALEAIRRTKSIKGLSETLGLSYRTAWCRLQMYDVALGQPLVRKTRGQGSELTEFGAALAEALTSAVAGLDANLGRETRAIEHRLRRLLTGRSEVLTLAASHDPLLIEVLRELPAEHGQIRLSVMGSSAAVKLLLDGGVDAAGFHCGALTPEQADVPFSRVSSSAGLVPRPLFEREQGLLLAPGNPLGIRTLADLTAGGGALRQPPAGIRHAQLVRPHAGEGRSFAGRDPGLRRRGVHASGGRGDDRLRSG is encoded by the coding sequence ATGAATTCGACTGCCGATACGGGGGCTGTTGTCGTCTCCGTCCGACTCGTCGGTTCGATGCAAATCGGTTCGAACGTGCTTGAGGTGTCTGACCTGATGGTGGCGCTCGAAGCGATCCGAAGAACGAAGTCGATCAAGGGGTTAAGCGAGACCCTCGGCCTGTCCTATCGCACGGCTTGGTGCCGACTGCAGATGTACGACGTGGCTCTCGGCCAGCCGCTCGTGCGCAAGACCCGGGGCCAGGGCTCTGAACTCACCGAGTTCGGCGCTGCCCTGGCCGAAGCTCTCACCTCCGCGGTCGCGGGGCTAGACGCGAACCTCGGACGCGAGACCCGCGCCATCGAGCATCGTCTGCGGCGTCTGCTCACCGGCCGATCCGAAGTGCTGACGCTCGCAGCCAGTCACGACCCGCTGCTGATCGAGGTCCTGCGCGAGCTCCCGGCCGAGCACGGCCAGATCCGACTGTCGGTGATGGGCAGCAGCGCGGCGGTGAAGCTCCTCCTCGACGGCGGCGTCGATGCTGCGGGCTTCCATTGTGGGGCGCTGACCCCCGAACAGGCGGATGTTCCGTTCTCGCGCGTCAGTTCGAGCGCTGGGCTCGTGCCGCGCCCGCTGTTCGAGCGCGAGCAGGGACTGCTGCTCGCCCCCGGTAATCCGCTCGGGATCCGCACCCTCGCCGACCTGACCGCCGGGGGGGGTGCGCTACGTCAACCGCCAGCCGGGATCAGGCACGCGCAGTTGGTTCGACCGCATGCTGGCGAGGGCCGGTCTTTCGCCGGACGCGATCCAGGGCTACGCCGTCGAGGAGTTCACGCATCAGGCGGTCGCGGCGATGATCGCCTGCGGAGCGGCTGA
- a CDS encoding protein of unknown function (Evidence 5 : Unknown function) — MGAKSHDPVARIEAGGDFGALLAHAGHLHSLRLHRLAGGVIAPNRGAAPLVEQGGEGHLDRRGADSLRRFELQGDGRPERSVFTTTRKDVARPVSSSGRIGNGGQLPQARRVGCFALGIERCLGFALGQTTACLGQEDLRLPRPVARQPDHGLARSDHFPGIGGNLHHHAVGIGLELGVTCLVLDLAGLGFGIGELGDGCIGRTLVLVVGLLRGPAVGHELTATLLVGLGLDHLGAGSLDGGARGIEGEGEVGPVEAHQRLAEVHAVTRIDETLEDLASYPEAKVALGAGPDHAGVARHDAGAWGDLGHLDEGRLRVHGRLGRRAGRKGQTGQTDYPSRIHSPFPPWPIKSLK, encoded by the coding sequence ATGGGCGCCAAGAGCCACGATCCGGTCGCCCGGATTGAGGCCGGCGGCGACTTCGGCGCGCTCCTCGCCCATGCGGGCCACCTGCACAGCCTGCGGCTTCACCGTCTCGCTGGCGGCGTCATAGCGCCAAACCGAGGTGCCGCGCCCCTGGTCGAACAGGGCGGCGAGGGGCACCTCGACCGTCGCGGTGCGGACAGCCTCAGGAGATTTGAGCTGCAGGGTGACGGTCGCCCCGAGCGAAGCGTCTTCACCACCACCCGAAAGGATGTAGCGCGCCCGGTAAGTTCGAGTGGCCGGATCGGCAATGGCGGACAACTCCCGCAAGCGCGCCGGGTAGGTTGCTTCGCCCTCGGCATAGAGCGTTGCCTTGGCTTCGCCCTTGGCCAGACCACGGCTTGCCTCGGGCAAGAAGATCTCCGCCTCCCGAGACCCGTCGCGCGCCAGCCTGACCACGGTTTGGCCCGCAGCGACCACTTCCCCGGGATAGGAGGGAACCTCCATCACCACGCCGTCGGCATCGGCCTTGAGCTCGGCGTAACCTGCTTGGTTCTCGATCTGGCCGGCCTGGGCTTCGGCATTGGCGAACTGGGCGATGGCTGCATCGGCCGCACCCTTGTTCTGGTCGTAGGTCTGCTTCGAGGTCCAGCCGTCGGCCACGAGCTTACGGCTACGCTCCTCGTCGGCCTTGGCCTTGATCATCTGGGCGCGGGCAGCCTCGACGGAGGCGCGCGCGGCATTGAGGGCGAGGGTGAAGTCGGTCCGGTCGAGGCGCATCAACGGCTGGCCGAGGTGCACGCGGTCACCCGGATCGACGAGACGCTCGAAGATCTTGCCTCCTACCCGGAAGCCAAGGTTGCTCTCGGTGCGGGCCCTGATCACGCCGGTGTAGCGAGACACGACGCCGGAGCTTGGGGCGACCTCGGTCACTTGGACGAGGGGCGGCTCCGGGTTCACGGCCGTCTCGGCCGGCGAGCAGGCCGCAAGGGCCAAACCGGTCAGACCGATTACCCATCTCGCATCCATAGCCCGTTCCCCCCGTGGCCGATTAAGAGCTTAAAATGA